The proteins below are encoded in one region of Synechococcales cyanobacterium T60_A2020_003:
- the frr gene encoding ribosome recycling factor produces MMLDELEKHMQKSIEATQRSFNTIRTGRANAAILDRVNVEYYGSPTPLKSLASINTPDASTITIQPFDPSSVAAIEKAIMMSDIGLTPNNDGSVIRLNIPPLTSERRKELVKVAAKIAEEGKVSIRNIRRDAVDTVRKQEKNSEISEDESRDLQDSIQKITDKYVGKIDELLAEKEVDITTV; encoded by the coding sequence GTTAGATGAACTTGAAAAGCATATGCAGAAATCGATCGAGGCAACGCAGCGATCGTTTAATACAATTCGGACGGGTCGAGCCAATGCGGCAATCCTAGACCGAGTAAACGTGGAGTACTATGGCTCACCCACGCCGTTGAAGTCCTTAGCGAGCATCAATACCCCGGATGCAAGTACCATCACCATTCAGCCGTTTGACCCCAGCAGCGTAGCCGCGATCGAAAAGGCGATTATGATGTCTGACATTGGGTTAACGCCGAATAATGATGGTTCTGTAATTCGGTTAAATATTCCACCGTTGACCAGCGAGCGTCGGAAAGAATTGGTGAAAGTTGCGGCCAAAATTGCCGAAGAAGGCAAAGTCTCCATTCGGAATATTCGACGGGATGCCGTTGACACCGTCCGGAAGCAGGAGAAAAACAGCGAAATTTCAGAAGATGAATCTCGTGACCTCCAAGACAGTATTCAGAAAATTACTGACAAATATGTCGGGAAAATTGATGAACTGTTAGCCGAAAAAGAAGTAGACATTACTACCGTTTAG